The Gehongia tenuis sequence CATCTCCGGAAGCAAGCCGGTCCATCAAATCTCGAAAGGGGAGCGGGAATCCCTGGTCGCCCTGCTGAAGGGACTGCGGCTCACGCCGAAGGCCTTTCGCCCCTTTACGGAAGCGATCATTACTCGGGGAGGCGTGGATGTCCGTGAGATCCGGCCGGCCACCATGGAATCCAAAACCATACCCGGGCTTTATGTGTGCGGCGAACTACTGGATGTCGACGGCTACACCGGCGGCTTCAATCTCCAGATCGCCTTCACAACAGGCTATGCGGCCGGAACTCATGCGGCAAAGGGGGAGGAGAAATGAACGTATCCGCCCTTTGGGGATCGGTGGGCGTGGAAAGAAACATCCCGGAGGATATCTGGTATGCCGCTGGCCTGTTGGTCAGCGAGCTTTTGGAAAAAAATGCTTTGACGGGGACGGATGTGGTGAGCGTGCAGTTTACTGCTACCATGGACCTCGATGCTGCTTATCCAGGCGAGGCTTTGCGGGAGCTGGGACTCACCAAAATTCCCGTGCTGTCGGCCCAGCAAATGGAAATCCCCGGCGGAGAAAAGCAGATGCTGCGGGTGCTCATCCATGTTTGCGGCGAAGCCCGCGCTCCCTTTCTTCGGCTGCCCAGGGTCTCGGCACCCAATCAAACTTTGGAGGGATGGGAATGATGGCTGAAAATATTGCAGTCGCGCTGGACGGTCCAGGAGGATCAGGGAAATCCACCATCGCGAAGATGCTGGCTAAGCGCCTTGGCAGCATCTATCTGGATACGGGGGCGATGTACCGCACCTTTGCGCTCAAAGTGCTCCGCTCCGGCCTGAACAAGTCGGACCGCTCGGGTATTTTGAAGATACTTGATGAAACAAAGGTCGATGTGGCCTTTGAAAACGGGGAGCAGCGGATGCTGCTTGACGGAGAGGATGTCACCGGGCTCATCCGGGAACCGGACGTAACGGAATGGGCGTCCTTCGTGGCTTCCATTCCCGAAGTCCGCTTGAAGCTGGTGGAGCTCCAGCGCGAGGTGTCCAAGCGGGTCAGCATCGTCATGGACGGCCGGGATATCGGTACCTATGTGCTGCCCCACGCGCAGTACAAATTCTTTTTGACCGCCTCCCCGGAGGTGCGGGCAAAGCGGCGGTATGACGAATCTCTGGCCAAGGGGATGACGGTAAGTTACAGCGAGATCTATGAAGCGCTGGCAGCCCGGGACGCGCAGGACAGCGGCCGGGATTTTGCGCCCCTCAGGCAGGCCGAGGATGCCATCTTGATTGATACCGGCATGCTTACGCCCGGCGAAGTGATGGAAACCATTCTTCGCCACATGAACCGCTGAAGGGAGGCCATGCATCATGTATAAATTAGCGCAGATCCTGCTATGGCCCTTTTTCCATTTGTTCTTTCTGCTCAGGCAGACGGGCAAAGAGCATCTGCCCAAAAAAGGCAAAGTCATTGTGATCTGCAACCATATCAGCGTGCTTGATCCCATCACGCTGGGCGTCACACTGCCCCGGCCCATCCACTTCATGGCCAAGATCGAGCTGTTTAAGAATCCCTTGATCGCAAAGCTGCTGAGATCGCTCAACGCTTTTCCTGTAGACCGTTCCCGGGGCGATGTGGCTTCCATCAAGAAGGCGATCTCCATTTTGTCCGAGGAGAAGGTCTTTGGTATCTTTCCCGAAGGTACCCGAGGCGCCGGCGCCATGAAGGAGGGCGCGGCCATGATCGCTTTAAAGAGCGAAGCTCCGGTGGTGCCCGTCTACATTGAGGGCCGCTACAAGCTCTTCCGGCCCATGAAGGTATGGGTGGGGGAGGCCATACAGCCGCCGCCTCTTGAGGGCCGTTTAAAGGAGCAGGTGGACGCTTTTGCGCCGGTCATTGCCCATGCAGTGGAAAAGTTAGAAAAAAACTCCGGTAAAATCCTATGATTTTTTGAAAAAAGAAGGATTTAATCCCTGGATAGCGAAAAATAGAAAAGTAGTTTGTTGTGTTGTAGGAGACTAGAGTACATTTGGACATTCGTGTAGCACAGCACGCCGGCTTCTGTTTTGGAGTCAAACGTGCAACCCAGACGGTCTTTGACCTTCTCGCCTCGGGCGAAGAAAAAGTATTTACTTTGGGGCCGCTCATCCATAACGCCAGTGCCGTCAAGACGCTGGAGGAAAAGGGTGTAGGGGTTCTTCAGTCGTTGGACGAGTGGACGGAAGGCCGCGTCGTCATCCGTTCCCATGGCGTGGGACCGGAAGTTTATCAGAAGGCGGAAGCCATGGGCATTCCGCTTATCGATGCCACGTGTCCGGATGTGAAACGCATTCACCGGACGGTGGCTGAAAAGTATGCCGAAGGGTATCCCATCATCATTCTCGGTAAACCCGATCATCCAGAGGTCATCGGCACCAATGGATGGTGCGGCAACACCGCTGTCATTATCTCTGACGCGTCCCAACTGGATGGTTTAGCGTTGCCGGATAAAGCCTGTGTGGTTGCACAGACCACCTTAATGCGGCAAAAATGGGATGCGATCATCGAACCCCTCAAAGAGCGTATTTCGAATTTATATATTGTGGACACCATCTGTCCCACCACGACGCAGCGCCAGTGTGAAGCGCAGGCGCTTGCGGAAAATATGGATGCTATGCTGGTGATCGGCGGCAAAAACAGCGCCAATACCGCCAGCTTGTTTCAGGTTTGCCAAAAACACTGTTCGCAGGTTTATCTCATCGAAGGTGTTTCGGACATTCCCTGGACGGCACTCAAAAATTTGCAGAAGATCGGTATCGTAGCGGGCGCTTCGACACCTGATTGGATAATTAAGGAGGTTTATTCAAAGATGAGTGAGCAGGAAAAAATGGGCCAACTGAACGAGGAGGAGGTCAAAGTTCAAAACGCTGAGCCGGAAACGGTCAGTGAAGCCGCGGCGGCTCCCGAAGCTGCACCCGAGACTGAAGAGGCGGCTGAAAAAGCCAAGCAGGACGCCGATGCCAGCTTCATGGAAGATGTAGAAAAGACCATGGTGACCATCAAAAACGGCCAGCTGATCAAGGGCGTGGTTGTGCAGGTGACCGATGATGAGGTCTGTGTGAATATTGGCTACAAGTCCGACGGTTTCATCCCGAGAAACGAACTGAGCGTGGATAACGACGTGGTGCCTTCCGAGATGGTGAAGGTGGGCGACGAGATTGAAGTGGAAATTCTCAAGGTGAACGACGGCGAGGGCAACGTCCTTCTTTCCAAGAAAAACGTGGACCAGCGTAAAAACTGGAACGAGCTTGTAACGCTCTTTGAGAGCGAAACCGAGGTCGAGGGCATCGGCAAAGAGGTGGTCAAGGGCGGTCTTATTGCCAATGTTATGGGCATCCGCGCTTTCATTCCCGCCTCCCACCTCAATACTCGTTATGTGGAGAAGATCGAAAGCTATGTGGGTCAGCCCCTCCGCCTTCGTATCATCGAGCTGGACCGCAACAAGCGCCGCGTGGTGGCTTCCCAGAAGCTGGTGCTGCTGGCCGAAGCTGAAAAGAAAAAGAAGGAGCTTTGGGACAAGCTGGTGGTGGGCGAGAAGGTCAAGGGTATTGTCCGCCGCTTGACCGACTTCGGTGCATTCGTGGATATCGGAGGCCTGGATGGTCTTATTCATATCGGAGATCTGTCCTGGGGCCGTGTCCGCCATCCCTCCGATGTGATTCATATCGGAGACGAGGTGGAAGTGCTTATCCTGGCTCTGGATACCGAGCGCGAGCGCATTTCCCTGGGCTACAAGCAGACCCTTCCCAAGCCCTGGGAGACCGCGGAATCCAAGTACATCGTCGGTTCCGTGGTAGAAGGTAAAGTTGTCCGTATTGTAACCTTCGGTGCCTTTGTGGAGCTGGAGCCCGGCCTGGACGGCCTTGTACACATCTCCCAGATTGCCCGTGAACGGATCAACAAGGTGGAAGATGTGCTGCAGGTGGGTCAGATGGTTTCCGTCAAGATTCTGGATGTGGATGCTCAGAACAAGCGCATCAGCCTCAGCATCAAGGAGACCCTGCCTGAAGCCCCTGTGTCTGAAGCGGAAGCGGCCCCTGAAGAGGAGTCTCATCAGGAGTACTATCATCAAGATGAAGTGCACACCGTAACCATCGGTGACATGATCCAGCAGAAGATGCAGGAAGCTGCCGCGGACGAGAACGAAAACTAATTTTAAAAGTTTTTGATTCGAATGTATAAAATGCGGTGTAGGGGACATAATGAAATTGACCTCACAAACACATTGAAACCCCCTTACCGTTGGGCTGCACCAAAAGTGCAGCCCTCTTTCTTTTTATAGTTGAATCTGAGCGGCGCAAAAGATATAATGGGAATATGTGTGATGAACGAATTACCCACCCCTTGGGGCCGGTGGTGGATGCAAGAAGCCGGGTGCTCATTCTGGGCACCATGCCCTCCGTGGCTTCCTTGGAGCGTAAACAATACTATGGGCACAAGCGAAATCAGTTCTGGCCCATGATCTTTACGTTGATGGACAAACCTCCGGAGGAGGCGTATGACCGGAGAATTGCCTTTGCTCTGCAGCAAGGCATTGCCATTTGGGATGTGGTGGCTAGCTGTGTCCGGCCCGGAAGCTTGGACAGTCATATTCGGGATGTTATTCCCAATAATTTTGATGGCTTTTTTGAGAGCTGGCCCGGCCTAAGGAGAGTATTTTTCAATGGTGCATCGGCTTTACAGCTTTTTAAGCGCCATGTAGGGCTCGCAGTTTTGAAGGATCTGCCCTTCACGCTTCTTCCGTCCACCAGTCCAGCCTATACTTTGCCCTTTGAACAAAAGCTGCAGGCCTGGGTACAGGTCAAAATTGAATTGGAAAAGGAGATGTAAAGCATGGCCCGAATTGGATTTATCGGTGCAGGAAATATGGCGGAAGCTATCATTCGTGGTATCTTAGGAAACAGGCTTTATGCTGGTCATGAGATTCTCGTCTATGATGCCAATCCCCAACGAATGGATTACATGGTGGAGACCTACAAAGTGGTCCCCGCTGCAAGCAATGAGGAAATGGCGGAACGCGCCGCTCTTCTCGTCCTCGCTGTCAAACCCCAGGTAGCGCCTTCAGTTTTGCCCTCGGTAGCGCCCCATATCGATGGGGACCAAAGCATTGTATCCATCCTCGCCGGCTGGAGCCTTGAGACGCTGAGGGGGTATTTCCGCAAAGGCTCTTTGGTCCGCGTCATGCCCAACATGCCAGCCCTGGTGGGGCAGGGGATGAGTGCCATCAGTTTTGAACCCTCCGCAAGCGAAGCGTTAAAGAAGACAGTACTGGATATCTTTGCTGCAACCGGTGAGGTGGAAGTGCTCCCTGAGCATCAGCTGGATGCCGCTGGCGCCCTCAGCGGAAGCGGGCCCGCCTACGTGGCCTGCTTTATGGAGGCTTTAGCTGATGCTGGTGTGCGGGAGGGATTGCCTCGGGCTACGGCCTATCGCCTGGCCGCTCAGACTCTGAAAGGCACTGCCGCCGTACAGCTGGAAACGGGCAAACTGCCGGCGGAAATCAAGGATATGGTCTGTTCGCCTGGCGGTACCAGCATTGTGGGTGTCTATGAACTGGAAAGAGGCCGTATGCGCGCCGCGGTGATCGACGCCGTGCATGGTGCCGTGCTTCGCACCAAGGAATTATAGAAATATTTACCAGATAGGGGAACTATGAAAGAAGTTGTACTGTATACCGACGGTGCATGTTCCGGAAATCCGGGACCGGGGGGCTGGTGCGCCATCCTTTTATATGGAAGTCATGAAAAGCAGTTGGATGGATATGTGAAGGAAACCACCAACAACCGAATGGAACTGTTTGCGGCGATTCAGGGTCTCGAAGCTCTAAAAGAACCGTGCAGAGTGAAGCTATACAGCGATAGTGCCTACCTGATCAATGCCTTTGAAAAACGATGGATTGTGGCCTGGCAGCGGAACGGCTGGAAAACCTCGCAGAAGAAGCCCGTGGAGAATCAGGATCTTTGGCGGCTGCTCATTCATTATGCGGCTGTGCACAATATCGAATGGATCAAGGTCAAGGGCCATGCTGACAACGCATACAACAATCGCTGTGACCAGGTGGCTGTCCAAAATATTAAGGATCACCGGGCTGTCGAATAAACGGGGGATGGTTCCGGTCTTTTGGGGATATATAGTACTATTCGTAAAAGAAAAGTTTTACGAATAGTAAGGGGTATTTTGAGCCTA is a genomic window containing:
- a CDS encoding DNA-deoxyinosine glycosylase, with amino-acid sequence MDARSRVLILGTMPSVASLERKQYYGHKRNQFWPMIFTLMDKPPEEAYDRRIAFALQQGIAIWDVVASCVRPGSLDSHIRDVIPNNFDGFFESWPGLRRVFFNGASALQLFKRHVGLAVLKDLPFTLLPSTSPAYTLPFEQKLQAWVQVKIELEKEM
- a CDS encoding bifunctional 4-hydroxy-3-methylbut-2-enyl diphosphate reductase/30S ribosomal protein S1, whose protein sequence is MDIRVAQHAGFCFGVKRATQTVFDLLASGEEKVFTLGPLIHNASAVKTLEEKGVGVLQSLDEWTEGRVVIRSHGVGPEVYQKAEAMGIPLIDATCPDVKRIHRTVAEKYAEGYPIIILGKPDHPEVIGTNGWCGNTAVIISDASQLDGLALPDKACVVAQTTLMRQKWDAIIEPLKERISNLYIVDTICPTTTQRQCEAQALAENMDAMLVIGGKNSANTASLFQVCQKHCSQVYLIEGVSDIPWTALKNLQKIGIVAGASTPDWIIKEVYSKMSEQEKMGQLNEEEVKVQNAEPETVSEAAAAPEAAPETEEAAEKAKQDADASFMEDVEKTMVTIKNGQLIKGVVVQVTDDEVCVNIGYKSDGFIPRNELSVDNDVVPSEMVKVGDEIEVEILKVNDGEGNVLLSKKNVDQRKNWNELVTLFESETEVEGIGKEVVKGGLIANVMGIRAFIPASHLNTRYVEKIESYVGQPLRLRIIELDRNKRRVVASQKLVLLAEAEKKKKELWDKLVVGEKVKGIVRRLTDFGAFVDIGGLDGLIHIGDLSWGRVRHPSDVIHIGDEVEVLILALDTERERISLGYKQTLPKPWETAESKYIVGSVVEGKVVRIVTFGAFVELEPGLDGLVHISQIARERINKVEDVLQVGQMVSVKILDVDAQNKRISLSIKETLPEAPVSEAEAAPEEESHQEYYHQDEVHTVTIGDMIQQKMQEAAADENEN
- a CDS encoding chorismate mutase, producing the protein MNVSALWGSVGVERNIPEDIWYAAGLLVSELLEKNALTGTDVVSVQFTATMDLDAAYPGEALRELGLTKIPVLSAQQMEIPGGEKQMLRVLIHVCGEARAPFLRLPRVSAPNQTLEGWE
- the rnhA gene encoding ribonuclease HI, whose translation is MKEVVLYTDGACSGNPGPGGWCAILLYGSHEKQLDGYVKETTNNRMELFAAIQGLEALKEPCRVKLYSDSAYLINAFEKRWIVAWQRNGWKTSQKKPVENQDLWRLLIHYAAVHNIEWIKVKGHADNAYNNRCDQVAVQNIKDHRAVE
- the proC gene encoding pyrroline-5-carboxylate reductase; protein product: MARIGFIGAGNMAEAIIRGILGNRLYAGHEILVYDANPQRMDYMVETYKVVPAASNEEMAERAALLVLAVKPQVAPSVLPSVAPHIDGDQSIVSILAGWSLETLRGYFRKGSLVRVMPNMPALVGQGMSAISFEPSASEALKKTVLDIFAATGEVEVLPEHQLDAAGALSGSGPAYVACFMEALADAGVREGLPRATAYRLAAQTLKGTAAVQLETGKLPAEIKDMVCSPGGTSIVGVYELERGRMRAAVIDAVHGAVLRTKEL
- a CDS encoding lysophospholipid acyltransferase family protein; its protein translation is MYKLAQILLWPFFHLFFLLRQTGKEHLPKKGKVIVICNHISVLDPITLGVTLPRPIHFMAKIELFKNPLIAKLLRSLNAFPVDRSRGDVASIKKAISILSEEKVFGIFPEGTRGAGAMKEGAAMIALKSEAPVVPVYIEGRYKLFRPMKVWVGEAIQPPPLEGRLKEQVDAFAPVIAHAVEKLEKNSGKIL
- the cmk gene encoding (d)CMP kinase → MMAENIAVALDGPGGSGKSTIAKMLAKRLGSIYLDTGAMYRTFALKVLRSGLNKSDRSGILKILDETKVDVAFENGEQRMLLDGEDVTGLIREPDVTEWASFVASIPEVRLKLVELQREVSKRVSIVMDGRDIGTYVLPHAQYKFFLTASPEVRAKRRYDESLAKGMTVSYSEIYEALAARDAQDSGRDFAPLRQAEDAILIDTGMLTPGEVMETILRHMNR